The following proteins are co-located in the Candidatus Saganbacteria bacterium genome:
- a CDS encoding glutamate racemase — MNSDIQKIKSDKVVSYSKKIEDGSKSEKASPIGVFDSGVGGLSVLSQITRLLPHEDIIYIADTARVPYGGRPDDEIIKINREILDHFEKAKVKAVVMACGTSSSIAYPVLKEKYKFPIISLIRPGAKAALDKTHNQKIGVIATLATINSKAYEGTIHELKDTAKVLSSPCPLFVPMIEGGFIETDETRKIAVEYLKPLLKEGIDTLILGCTHYPHLVKVLSSIAGPNVALVDPSEYAANELMEVLGKHQLLNSKNHKAKYSYLVTGKVEQFLELGNKLFSRPIASAKQIKL, encoded by the coding sequence ATGAATAGCGATATACAAAAAATTAAATCCGATAAAGTGGTTTCATATTCGAAAAAGATCGAGGACGGATCGAAGAGTGAAAAAGCATCCCCGATAGGCGTTTTTGATTCCGGGGTCGGCGGGCTATCTGTCCTCTCGCAAATAACAAGGCTACTTCCCCACGAAGATATCATTTATATTGCCGATACCGCCCGCGTTCCTTACGGTGGAAGGCCGGATGACGAGATAATTAAGATAAACAGGGAGATCCTCGATCATTTTGAAAAAGCCAAGGTCAAAGCTGTTGTCATGGCGTGCGGGACATCTTCATCTATCGCTTATCCTGTGCTAAAAGAGAAGTATAAATTCCCGATAATATCCCTTATAAGGCCGGGAGCAAAGGCCGCGCTTGATAAGACGCATAACCAAAAGATAGGGGTCATAGCGACTCTTGCGACCATTAATTCCAAAGCCTATGAAGGAACGATCCATGAGTTAAAAGATACCGCAAAGGTCTTAAGCTCTCCATGCCCCTTGTTTGTCCCAATGATCGAGGGGGGATTTATCGAGACCGATGAGACAAGAAAAATTGCGGTCGAATACTTAAAGCCGCTATTAAAAGAAGGGATCGATACTTTGATCCTCGGATGTACGCATTATCCGCACTTGGTTAAGGTCTTATCAAGCATAGCCGGTCCAAATGTTGCGCTTGTTGATCCATCAGAATATGCAGCCAACGAATTGATGGAAGTTTTGGGGAAACACCAATTATTGAACAGTAAAAATCATAAGGCGAAGTATAGTTATTTGGTTACCGGGAAAGTTGAACAATTTTTGGAGTTGGGGAACAAGCTTTTTTCAAGGCCTATTGCCTCCGCGAAGCAGATCAAACTATAA
- a CDS encoding N-acetylmuramoyl-L-alanine amidase, which translates to MKLSKPSPDYFVSILYSINPSPSGRGEISNSFQIRIKWVRAIALAVLFCFLFIVPAFAEPVKIESAEIKWHKYYDEILVNTSDYVTPTIKAFPDRLVLTFKDSETSKFETAPKKSSRIKVIRSTSPEGDNARLVIELKKNVKYEIASLYGKGEVLIEISDVDIPCMYTDKGVKYPGPEDTRADARHPIKIEVLEPIISGIAKTSNILKGRKIVIDPGHGGEDPGAFGVNGIREKDLTLKTAFLISDQLRKNGASVFMTRRLDIKNDLSDIVDFTENAKADIYIGVHYNSIDGRSISGTETYYYTPQSFRLASLVHKEMVLNLRRQDRGVRRAMFYTIHHSTMPSVLIEPVYITDPHEGALAQKKSFKKEIADSVTRGIINYFSR; encoded by the coding sequence GTGAAACTTTCTAAACCCTCACCCGACTATTTTGTTTCGATACTTTATTCTATCAACCCCTCTCCCAGTGGGAGAGGGGAAATATCTAATAGTTTTCAAATAAGAATAAAATGGGTGAGGGCTATTGCTCTTGCGGTTTTGTTCTGCTTTTTATTTATTGTTCCTGCCTTTGCCGAGCCCGTAAAGATAGAAAGCGCGGAGATCAAGTGGCATAAATATTATGATGAGATATTGGTCAATACGTCCGATTATGTGACCCCAACAATTAAAGCATTCCCTGATAGGCTTGTCTTAACTTTTAAAGATTCCGAAACGTCCAAATTCGAAACCGCACCCAAGAAAAGCTCAAGGATCAAAGTTATTAGGTCAACGAGCCCCGAAGGCGATAATGCAAGACTTGTCATCGAATTAAAAAAGAATGTTAAATATGAGATCGCTTCTTTATATGGAAAAGGGGAAGTGCTCATAGAGATTTCGGATGTAGATATCCCTTGCATGTACACAGACAAGGGCGTTAAATACCCTGGTCCCGAAGATACGCGCGCAGATGCCCGCCACCCAATAAAAATAGAAGTCCTGGAACCTATCATTAGCGGGATCGCAAAGACAAGCAATATCCTGAAGGGGCGGAAGATAGTAATTGATCCTGGGCATGGAGGGGAAGATCCCGGAGCTTTTGGAGTAAACGGCATTAGGGAAAAAGACCTGACATTAAAGACCGCTTTTCTTATCTCCGACCAATTAAGGAAAAATGGCGCTTCGGTTTTTATGACCAGGAGATTGGATATTAAGAACGATCTTTCGGATATAGTCGATTTTACGGAAAATGCCAAAGCTGACATTTATATTGGAGTGCATTATAATTCGATCGACGGGAGATCGATATCCGGCACCGAAACGTATTATTACACCCCGCAGAGCTTTAGGCTGGCATCTCTTGTGCACAAGGAAATGGTATTGAATTTGAGGAGGCAGGATAGGGGAGTTAGGCGCGCAATGTTCTATACGATCCACCATTCGACAATGCCGTCGGTCTTGATCGAGCCTGTATATATCACGGATCCGCATGAAGGGGCTCTGGCCCAAAAAAAAAGCTTTAAAAAGGAGATCGCGGACAGCGTAACTAGGGGGATAATTAATTATTTTTCAAGATGA